In Shouchella patagoniensis, the following are encoded in one genomic region:
- the pheS gene encoding phenylalanine--tRNA ligase subunit alpha, protein MREQLEALKKEALEQAIQAESEKDVQAVRVAYLGKKGPITEVLRGMGKLTAEERPIIGALANEVRDEIKTNLDHRSEVLEKEALEKQLQSESIDVTLPGRPSSQGTIHPLSAVVTEIEDIFLGLGFSIGEGPEIETDYYNFEALNLPKDHPARDMQDSFYITDELLLRTQTSPVQARTMEKHEGIGPVKIIVPGKVFRRDDDDATHSHQFMQTEGLYVDKNVRMSDLKGILESFAKQFFGIDRSIRLRPSFFPFTEPSVEIDVSCGICSGSGCRICKQSGWIEVLGAGMIHPRVLEMSGFDSNEYSGFAFGMGVERLAMLKYDIDDIRQFYTNDARFLTQFKSV, encoded by the coding sequence ATGCGTGAACAGTTGGAAGCATTAAAAAAAGAAGCGTTGGAACAAGCGATTCAAGCCGAGTCAGAGAAAGACGTCCAGGCGGTCCGGGTTGCGTATTTGGGGAAGAAAGGGCCAATCACTGAAGTTCTTCGTGGCATGGGCAAACTTACCGCAGAAGAACGCCCAATTATTGGTGCATTGGCAAATGAAGTTAGAGATGAGATAAAAACGAACCTTGATCATAGAAGTGAGGTTCTTGAAAAAGAAGCACTGGAAAAACAATTACAATCTGAGTCTATTGATGTCACGTTACCAGGAAGACCGTCATCACAAGGAACAATTCATCCGCTAAGTGCAGTTGTTACGGAAATTGAAGACATTTTCTTAGGTCTTGGTTTTTCTATTGGGGAAGGACCAGAAATCGAAACCGATTACTATAACTTTGAGGCATTAAATTTGCCAAAAGATCATCCGGCAAGAGATATGCAGGATTCATTTTATATAACAGATGAATTATTGCTAAGAACTCAAACATCACCAGTGCAAGCAAGAACAATGGAAAAGCATGAGGGTATTGGCCCAGTGAAGATTATTGTTCCAGGAAAAGTATTTCGACGTGACGATGATGATGCTACACATTCACACCAGTTCATGCAAACGGAAGGTCTTTATGTTGATAAGAATGTACGGATGAGTGATTTAAAAGGAATATTAGAATCGTTTGCTAAGCAATTTTTTGGAATTGATCGTTCAATCCGATTGCGCCCAAGCTTCTTTCCATTTACAGAACCATCTGTAGAGATTGATGTATCTTGTGGTATTTGTTCAGGTAGTGGTTGTCGCATATGCAAACAATCAGGTTGGATAGAAGTGCTTGGGGCAGGTATGATTCACCCTCGTGTGTTAGAGATGAGTGGTTTTGATTCTAATGAATATAGTGGTTTCGCTTTCGGTATGGGGGTTGAGCGATTAGCAATGTTGAAATATGACATTGATGATATTCGCCAATTTTATACGAATGATGCTAGGTTTTTAACACAATTTAAATCTGTTTAA